The genome window CGAGAAATGCGCCTCGGAGATCTCTGAGGCAGACAGTGACTCCCAAGTCACAAATGTCATTTCGCGATGCAGGTACTCACGACCGGAAGTATCTACAACCGTCTCTCGCCACGTCACGATTCGATCGCGGTGACGGTCGATCGTCACGTCGATGCGTGCAGATGCGACCGGGCCGCCTATCTCTACCTCGAGGGCCGGGCGGTCCGGAAGGTGATCTACGGGGAGCGTTGCAGAGATGATGCTCAAGTCTTTCTGCTCGCGCTCGTTGATGTCCGCAGGCGGGATGCCGGCCAAGGTAAGGCGTAAAGTCTCTGGCATTACGAGAACGTTCGTCGCTTCTGGTGGTACGGAGCGAGGCTGACCGCTCCCATGCTCAATCGTATCGCCGTCGCGCATGACCCATTCGCTTCCGGTCATGAGCAGATCAGCCATAATGCCTCCATCCAGCGAACTGGACTGCACACGGAGCTGTTGGGTGCCATCGGTCAGCGTTCGCTGCCAAATTTCGCTGCGCCATGCTCTTGCCTCGGCATTGGAGCCCTCTTGGCGCACATCGATGACAACGTGGCGGCCGTATCCAGGCGTCGGTGCCGCAAGGAGACGTTCGGCCGCCTTGACATCTCCAGTCTTTCCTCCTGATAGATGATTGAAGGTGATGAGCGCCAGGGCAGCTACGCACAAAATGATTACGAAATACGCGGCGGATACCTTCTGACTCGCATGGACCCGTTCCCTGAATGAGCGCTGCTGGTTGTGTGCCGCATCGTACGCCAGCCGACGCAGACGGGCGCGCTGCTCTGGCGAGAGCTCACGACTGCCAAGCACCGATCGCAATGCGTACTCGACCTGCGGATCACCAGACACGTCTTGTTCAGCGTACGTCATCAATGGCCCCCAAATCCTCGGCGAGCCGCCGCAGGGCTCGCATCATTCTGACTCGTACTGTCCCGCTCGCCATGTCCAGAATCTGCCCAATCTCTGGACTTGAGAGCTCGCCAGCGTAGCGCAGCAGGATGATGTCGCGGTCCAACCTCGATAGACGGTGAAGTGCGCCGGTTACATGCGCTGCCATCTCGTCATGAATGAGGTCGGCAGCAGGATCCCCGCTCAAAGACGGCGGCGAATCCATACGCAGACGAGCAAGCGCCCGAAGCAGACGTCGATGAGCTCGATGCTGATTGACGATCTCATGCTTCGCAATCGTAAATAGCCATGCGGCGATGCTCCCACGCTCAGGGTCGAATTGATTCCACGCTTCGAGCGCTTTCAGAAGCGTTTCGCCGACCACATCGTCAGCTACATCGATGGAACCCGTCCTGGCCAACGCGTAGCGGTAAATCTGATCGGCGTAGCGCAAATAGATCTCGCTGAAGCACGCGGAGTCGGACTCTTCTCGCGTAATCGAATGCTCATCCGACTTTGTAGTCACAGCACGGAGGATTCTGAGGGAAGTTGTGTGTTCGCTCACCTCGTGACGCCCCCTTTCGCTATTGCTACGCCGCGCAGCGCGAAAGTGTTACATCCCGCAGATGGGCGTAAGTCAACCGCATTCACAATGGTCTCAACGTCGCGATGGTGGAGGAGGAAGGTGTCAGTTAGTCGGCGATATCGGGCGTGACTATGCGGAGGAATGTTTCGTCAAAGACGAACAAAAAGAGGGACGACGCAATGCCGCAAAATCCAGAATTCTCTAACACTCATCTACTAGCATCGTGTGCACGCTCACGACCATCATCGACCTGCATCCGGCTCACCTACGGTCGGATGCTTGTCGACGATGGCCGCTGACGTTAACACTCCACAAGCAAAGCGCGTGACAGCCTCGCTCAGTCGGTCGCGGGGGCGGCTGCCTCCTCCAACGCTTCTGACACAGCGTTCAGGTTGGCCGGCGCGTGCTTGTAGTCGCAGATTGCGTCGATGACGAAGATGGTGTCGCTGGCCAGGCCGCGTGCCAGCGCCTCAGCCATCTGGTCCGGGCTTTCGACGCGCATGCCATCGCCGCCGAATGAGCGGGCGAAGGCGACAAAGTCTGGACCGTCCAGCGCCGTCTCGCTCTTGCGACCATACATGCCCTG of Thermomicrobiales bacterium contains these proteins:
- a CDS encoding RNA polymerase sigma factor, with the protein product MSEHTTSLRILRAVTTKSDEHSITREESDSACFSEIYLRYADQIYRYALARTGSIDVADDVVGETLLKALEAWNQFDPERGSIAAWLFTIAKHEIVNQHRAHRRLLRALARLRMDSPPSLSGDPAADLIHDEMAAHVTGALHRLSRLDRDIILLRYAGELSSPEIGQILDMASGTVRVRMMRALRRLAEDLGAIDDVR